A segment of the Corallococcus silvisoli genome:
TCGCGAAGGTGAACGAAGTCTACGGCCGCGCCTTCACCGGGGCCCCCCCGGCCCGCGCCACCGTGCAGGTGTCCGCGCTGCCGCGCGGCTCCAAGGTGGAGATCGACGCCATCGCCGTCTCCTGAGCGACACCGGAAGCACGCTGGAAACACGAAGGCCGCCGGTTCCCGCTTCGGGAGCCGACGGCCTTCGGTGCTTCAGCAGGGGAGGCTGCGCGGGAGGGCTACTTCGCCTCGGCCGCCACGGCTCCGCCGGCCTTCTTCAGCTCCTCGTCGATGACCTTCTTGAAGGCGTCGAAGGGCTGCGCACCCACGAGCGTGCGGCCGTTGATGAAGAAGGTGGGCGTGCCGTTGGCGCCCTTGGCGGCGCCGTCCGCCATGTCCGCCTCGATCTGCTTGTCGAACTTGTCGCTGTCCAGGGCGGCCTTGAACTTCGCCATGTCCAGCTTCAGCTCCTGCGCGTACTTCTCCAGGCTGGCGCGGTCCAGCGCGCGCTGGTTGGCGAACAGCTTGTCGTGCATCTCCCAGAACTTGCCCTGCTCGTTCGCGGCCATGGAGGCCTGCGCCGCGATCTTCGCGTGCTGGTGGAAGGGCAGCGGCTGGTGCTTGAAGGCGAACTTGACCTTGCCCTTGTACTCCTTCTCCACCTGCTCGATGGTCGGCACGGCGCGGCCGCAGAAGGGGCACTCGAAGTCGGACCAGGCGACGATGGTGACGGGCGCGTTCTTCGCGCCGCGCACCGGCGCGCTGCCCAGCTCCACCTTCTGCACGGCCGGCTCGGCGGGCGCCGCGGGGGCGGCCGGAGCGGCGTTCACGTTGTCCTGGTTCAGCTTGGCGTAGAGGTCCTCCGCCTTGGTGCCGGCGGCGAGCGCCTTGTCGGCCTTGGCGATCTCCTCGTCGATGAGGGGCTTGAAGGCCTCGAAGGGCTGCGCGCCGGAGAGGAAGCGGCCGTTGATGAAGAAGGCCGGCGTGCCGTTGGCGCCCACGGCCATGCCCGCCGCGGAGTCCGCGTCCAGCTTGGCGGCGAACTTGTCGCTGTCCAGGGCGGCCTTGAACTTCGCCATGTCCAGCTTCAGCTCCTGCGCGTACTTCTCCAGGCTGGCGCGGTCCAGCGCGCGCTGGTTGGCGAAGAGCTTGTCGTGCATCTCCCAGAACTTGCCCTGCTCGTGGGCGGCCATGGAGGCCTGCGCCGCGATCTTCGCGTTCGCGTGCATGGGCAGCGGCTGGTGGCGGAACACCACGCGCACGTCCTTGCCGTAGGTGTCCTTGATCTTGGTGAGGGTCGGCACCGCGCGGCTGCAGAACGGGCACTCGAAGTCGGACCACTCGACGATGGTCACCTTGGCGGTGGCCGGGCCGAAGACGGGCGAGTCCGCGGGGATCTCGACCTTCTTCGCGGCGGCGGCCGGCTCCGGGGCCTGGGCGGCGCGGGTGGGGGCGCGCTCGAGGCCCTTCTCGACGGTGCGCGCGTACACCTGCGACGGGGCGACGCCGGTCTTCACCAGGCCCTCGGCCTTGGCGAGCTCCTCGTCGATGAGGGCCTTGAAGTTCTCGATGGGCTGCGCGCCGGAGAGGAAGCGGCCGTTGATGAAGAAGGCCGGCGTGCCGTTGGCGCCCAGCTGCTGGGCCAGGGCCTGCTCCTGGTTGATGGTGTCGGACAGACGCTGCGCGGTCATGTCCTCCTTCCACTTGGCCACATCCAGGCCGATCTGCTTGGCGTAGCCCTCCAGGCTCTCCCCATCCAGCTTCTTCTGGTTGGCGAAGAGGACGTCGTGCATCTCCCAGTACTTGCCCTGCTCACCGGCCGCGAGCGCCGCGAGGGCCGCGGGCTTGGCGTGCGGGTGGAAGGACAGCGGGTTCTGGCGCATCACCACGCGCAGCTTGCTGCCGTAGTCCTTCTGGAGCTGCACGACGGTGTTGTGCGCGCGGCTGCAGAACGGGCACTCGTAGTCGGAGAACTCCACCACGGTGACGAGCGCGTTGACGCTGCCCTTGGAGGGAGCGCCGTCGATGGGCACCTTGAAGACGGTGGGGTCCACCTGGCGCGCCGCGGGCTTGTTGGCCCCCTGCGCGACGGTGGGGGTGTTACCAGGGGTGGCTTTCGAGCCGCTGGCGGCACGGCCGCCAACGAACCCGAGCACCAAGCCCACCAACAGGGCCACGATGACATTGGGCTTCATGGGTTGGGAATGCTCCTGCGCCATAGGTCCGACTCCGGGCCCCAAGCGGGTGTCTGGGTAGGGAAAGGGGCGGGGTACTTAACAGAGGGAATTCCAGACGCGCAAGCCGCGATGACCGCCTGCGTTCGCCACATATCTGGAGGCCTCGAAGGGGCGGACAACGACGTTGGGAGGACCAAAATTCCCTCTCATGCGCGCTGGGGCACCTGCCGCGGGCGCGTCGCCGTGAGAGGATGCCCGGCCATGGAAGCCGGTGTGCGCGTGGATACGTCCGGGGCCCTCTGCCCGGTGCCCATCCTGGAGATCGCCAAGGCCATGCGTCGTCTGACGCCCGGGACCCTGGTGGAGCTGGTGTCCACCGACCGCGGCCTGGAGGCGGACCTGCCCGCGTGGTGCGAGGCCACCGGGAACGAGCTCGTGCGGATGGAGCGTCGGGGCACCCACTATGTGGGCTGGGTGCGAAAGGCGGGGTGAGCGCTCGTGGGGCATGTGACTACAGCAGCTGCAGGACGCGGTCCTCCAGGCGGCGGCCCCGGCTGACGCCGAGGATCAGCACGTCGTGCTGGAGGAGGTGGCCGACGGTGCGGCTGATGACCTCCTCGGCCTTGTGGGCCTGCCCGTCGAAGCGCACGCGCAGCACTTCCGTGCCCTCCATGCGCGCGTCGGTGACGCCGGGCAGGGAGGTGATCTCCGGGATGATGATGTCACCCCGGGCGATCTGGACGCGGAACTCCGCGCCCTGGCCGGTGAGCTCGGACATGGTGCCGGCCTGCGCGAGCGACCCCTTGTCGAGGATGGCCGCTGCGTCGCACAGCTCCTCCAGCTCCTGGAGGTTGTGGCTGGAGACGACCACCGTCTGCGTGCCCTTCATGTCCTTGATGATCTGCCGCACCTGCGCGGCGATGCGCGGATCCAGGCCGGCGGTGGGCTCATCCAGGAGGACCAGGGGCGGGCGGCCCATGAGGGCCTGGGCCATGGCGGCGCGCTTGGCCATGCCGTGGCTGAGCGCCTGCGTCTGGACCTTCCAGGCCTCCATCAGGCCCACCTTCTCCAGCGCCTCGCGCGCTTCGGTCTCGGGTTGGGGCAGGGCGGACAGGCGGGCCCAGTACGTGAGCAGCGCGCCGACCTCCCAGCCGGGGGGCAGCACCGCGTCCTGGGGCAGCGCGCCCACGCGGCCCTTGAGGGCGCCGGGCGTGGTGGGCGACACGCCCATGATCCGCAGCGAACCCTCGGACGGGTAGAGGTAGCCGCACATCATGGAGAAGGTGGTCGTCTTGCCGGCGCCGTTGGGCCCGATGAGGCCGAAGACGTCGCCCTGCCGCACCTGGAGGTTCACCGCGTTGACGGCGACCTTGGGGCCGAAGCGCTTGGAGACGTTGGACAGCTCGATGGCCAGGTCGCTCACAGGTCCCTCGTGCGCAGGACGCCGTAGGCGCCGATCAGGAAGATGGCCGCGAAGGCGGAGTAGGCCGCGCCGCTGAGGGCGAACTCCGCGAGCCGCGGGTGCAGGAGGTTGCCCGAGTAATAGGACGGAGACAGGTAGCGCAGGTAGCGCAGCACGCTCTCATCGCTCACCGAGCGCCCCACGGAGTCCATCAGCCAGAAGACGAAGAGCAGGATGAAGTTGAAGACCAGGCTCACCGCCGGGCTGCGGAAGAGGCTGGAGCACAGGGTGGTGAGGGCCACGTACGCCAGCGAGAAGACCAGCGTGGCGCCCCAGAACTTCAGCAGGTTGAGCGCAAGCACCCCGAAGGCGAAGTCGGGGTTGAGGATGCGCGCGTAGATGAAGATGGCCAGGTCGATGACCAGCACCAGCCCCAACAGCAGCGTGGCCTGGGAGAGGAACTTGCCCAAGAGCACCGACGCGCGGCGCGCGCGCACGGTGAGGTAGCGGATGGAGCGCGGGCCGACCTCGCCACTCACCTGGTCGAAGCCCATCAGCGCGATGTAGGCCGGCAGGAAGAAGAGGGTGATCTTGAAGACGATGAGCACCACGATGGGCACCTGCGCCAGCGCCTCCATCATCGCGGTGTCGTTGCTGGTGAGGAACCCCAGCACCCCGAGGTGCAGCGCATCCGCGTCGGCGCCGGCCAGCTTGTCGTTCACCTGCCCCTGCACCTCGCGGGTGATGTACCCCACCACGAGCAGCACCAGCGCGGTGAACATGCTGTAGAGCCCGAGCAGCACCACGGCCCGGCCGCTTCGCACGGCCCGGCGCAGCTCCGCTGCCCAGATCACCACCATCTCTTTGAGTCCGTCCAAGGTGCACAGGACCCTACTGGACCTCCCGGCCTCTTCCCAGGTTTCTCCTGGACGAAGAAGGCGGCCGAGGGGGCAAGCCGTGGACAGCGCGCTCTCAGCGACTAGGATCCCGCGGCCTGCTCCCTGCCCCCCAAGGAGAGCCCTGAAGCATGATGATTCGCCGCCTCCTCGCTGCCCTGCCGCTGTTCCCCCTCACGCTGCTCCTGGGCGCCTCCGCGCCAGGGCCGGATGCCGGCCTCGCGCCGTCCGCCGCCGCTCCGTCGGATGCCCAGACGCTTGCCGCGGCGGTGCACGCGCTGGGGACGGATGCCGGCCCGGTGGGGGCCCGGGCGCTGGTGGAGAAGGTGGAGGCCGCCCAGGCCGCCGCGTCGCCAGACTCCGGGACGCCAGGCGCGAGCGCCGCGGCAGGGACCGCCACGCCCGTCCCGGGAGCCTCGGCCGCCTCCGGCCCCCAGGCCCCCGGCGCGCGGGAGGTGGAGCCGTCCGCCCCCAAGACCGCGTCCGCGAGCCCGTCGGGAGCCGGGGAGAGCCCCAGCGA
Coding sequences within it:
- a CDS encoding DsbA family protein, which produces MKPNVIVALLVGLVLGFVGGRAASGSKATPGNTPTVAQGANKPAARQVDPTVFKVPIDGAPSKGSVNALVTVVEFSDYECPFCSRAHNTVVQLQKDYGSKLRVVMRQNPLSFHPHAKPAALAALAAGEQGKYWEMHDVLFANQKKLDGESLEGYAKQIGLDVAKWKEDMTAQRLSDTINQEQALAQQLGANGTPAFFINGRFLSGAQPIENFKALIDEELAKAEGLVKTGVAPSQVYARTVEKGLERAPTRAAQAPEPAAAAKKVEIPADSPVFGPATAKVTIVEWSDFECPFCSRAVPTLTKIKDTYGKDVRVVFRHQPLPMHANAKIAAQASMAAHEQGKFWEMHDKLFANQRALDRASLEKYAQELKLDMAKFKAALDSDKFAAKLDADSAAGMAVGANGTPAFFINGRFLSGAQPFEAFKPLIDEEIAKADKALAAGTKAEDLYAKLNQDNVNAAPAAPAAPAEPAVQKVELGSAPVRGAKNAPVTIVAWSDFECPFCGRAVPTIEQVEKEYKGKVKFAFKHQPLPFHQHAKIAAQASMAANEQGKFWEMHDKLFANQRALDRASLEKYAQELKLDMAKFKAALDSDKFDKQIEADMADGAAKGANGTPTFFINGRTLVGAQPFDAFKKVIDEELKKAGGAVAAEAK
- a CDS encoding ABC transporter ATP-binding protein; protein product: MSDLAIELSNVSKRFGPKVAVNAVNLQVRQGDVFGLIGPNGAGKTTTFSMMCGYLYPSEGSLRIMGVSPTTPGALKGRVGALPQDAVLPPGWEVGALLTYWARLSALPQPETEAREALEKVGLMEAWKVQTQALSHGMAKRAAMAQALMGRPPLVLLDEPTAGLDPRIAAQVRQIIKDMKGTQTVVVSSHNLQELEELCDAAAILDKGSLAQAGTMSELTGQGAEFRVQIARGDIIIPEITSLPGVTDARMEGTEVLRVRFDGQAHKAEEVISRTVGHLLQHDVLILGVSRGRRLEDRVLQLL
- a CDS encoding sulfurtransferase TusA family protein, producing the protein MEAGVRVDTSGALCPVPILEIAKAMRRLTPGTLVELVSTDRGLEADLPAWCEATGNELVRMERRGTHYVGWVRKAG
- a CDS encoding ABC transporter permease codes for the protein MVVIWAAELRRAVRSGRAVVLLGLYSMFTALVLLVVGYITREVQGQVNDKLAGADADALHLGVLGFLTSNDTAMMEALAQVPIVVLIVFKITLFFLPAYIALMGFDQVSGEVGPRSIRYLTVRARRASVLLGKFLSQATLLLGLVLVIDLAIFIYARILNPDFAFGVLALNLLKFWGATLVFSLAYVALTTLCSSLFRSPAVSLVFNFILLFVFWLMDSVGRSVSDESVLRYLRYLSPSYYSGNLLHPRLAEFALSGAAYSAFAAIFLIGAYGVLRTRDL